The following are encoded together in the Daucus carota subsp. sativus chromosome 5, DH1 v3.0, whole genome shotgun sequence genome:
- the LOC135152887 gene encoding serine/threonine-protein phosphatase 7 long form homolog, translating to MNMDVRLIPIIQAAGVYGLARVSSLQLDWSLIRALVERWRPETHSFHLPIGECTITLQDVGVLIGLPIDGHPVMCPSSPPPGQTWMSTIGQIFGQVPPPNVFNNARIRLTWFEGLTPPVLRDDAGVEEVRLLARCYLIQLLGGSMFTDNSGGAIHSMWVHFLRDLDAFGGYAWGPAVLARLYRELDKGCRAGTTGVAGCLTLLQLWAWERLPTLAPVRTTVPLVDVAFWQDQLQGPHGVRWLVGHSYLECDGRTVGTARMALDGLAPGQFIWEPYVGIIDTLPDYCLAGRPLWRYRGPMVCVYIVEPHQPDRVARQFGMIQRIPDQPHYSAEHHAMTLKGQKLLDYAVTHQPSMALWHHRLEHIFTDDLIDGHDTVPEYMDWYLPRTVRFVSHLGALLIGLGVSLQAIADGTRHLPDMHQIATQSLQAIRDRHAYVFHQLLVEEHEAVHDEDEEDAGDRGGRAGGERGRGGGRRGRGAGRGARDAARGGRARGRGGRARGRGGRGGGRLVDEPVDDADHADEQDHVDTGEDGGPESSTAAAATVGESFAAAAAAATATATPPVAAAAATATTTGAGDWWPSFSLGLSLPSQPVPEQQTSLMPDTSTEQPPPVVQRQHRIRPWHGTPEVPPFDLGSSSQSTQSTQPSQPATQPSLAPFDVFYVRRSKRDRKAPDCGTGSHRG from the exons ATGAACATGGATGTTCGACTGATCCCCATTATACAGGCAGCTGGTGTTTATGGGTTGGCTCGGGTATCCAGTCTGCAGCTTGATTGGAGTTTGATTCGTGCTCTGGTAGAGAGATGGCGACCAGAGACACATTCATTCCACTTGCCTATTGGAGAGTGTACTATCACATTGCAGGATGTAGGTGTTTTGATCGGGTTACCTATTGATGGACATCCCGTGATGTGTCCTTCCTCCCCTCCACCTGGACAGACTTGGATGTCCACCATTGGTCAGATTTTTGGACAGGTTCCTCCACCTAACGTTTTCAACAACGCGAGGATACGGCTGACATGGTTTGAGGGTCTCACTCCACCAGTATTACGGGATGATGCAGGGGTTGAGGAGGTTAGGCTTCTTGCTAGGTGCTACTTGATCCAGTTGCTTGGGGGGTCCATGTTCACCGATAATTCAGGTGGAGCTATACACTCGATGTGGGTTCATTTCCTTCGTGACTTGGATGCCTTTGGAGGTTATGCATGGGGTCCAGCTGTTCTGGCCCGTCTTTATAGGGAGTTGGACAAAGGTTGCAGAGCAGGTACTACGGGGGTAGCTGGATGCCTTACCTTACTCCAGCTGTGGGCATGGGAGAGGTTGCCCACTCTTGCCCCCGTTCGTACCACAGTTCCCTTAGTGGATGTTGCTTTCTGGCAGGATCAGCTCCAGGGACCACATGGAGTCAG GTGGCTTGTTGGACATTCCTACCTGGAGTGTGATGGACGCACCGTGGGTACGGCTCGGATGGCATTGGATGGGCTTGCTCCAGGTCAGTTCATTTGGGAGCCTTATGTTGGCATTATTGACACACTCCCAGACTACTGTTTAGCCGGCCGTCCACTCTGGCGCTATCGCGGCCCCATGGTATGTGTTTACATAGTCGAGCCGCATCAGCCGGACAGAGTCGCTAGACAGTTTGGCATGATCCAGCGTATTCCAGATCAGCCGCACTACTCCGCGGAGCATCATGCTATGACGCTGAAGGGCCAGAAGTTATTGGATTATGCAGTGACACATCAGCCGAGTATGGCACTCTGGCATCATCGTCTGGAgcatatatttactgatgactTGATCGATGGTCATGATACAGTCCCGGAGTATATGGATTGGTACCTTCCTAGGACCGTGAGGTTCGTTAGTCACTTGGGTGCATTGCTCATAGGCCTG GGAGTCTCGCTGCAGGCTATAGCAGATGGTACTCGACATCTCCCAGATATGCACCAGATAGCCACTCAGAGTCTACAGGCTATCCGAGATCGGCATGCATACGTGTTTCATCAACTTCTAGTTGAGGAGCATGAGGCTGTACATGACGAGGACGAGGAGGATGCAGGAGATAGAGGAGGCCGAGCTGGTGGTGAGAGAGGCCGTGGTGGTGGGAGGAGAGGCCGTGGTGCTGGCAGGGGAGCCCGTGATGCTGCCAGGGGAGGACGTGCTCGTGGCAGAGGTGGTCGTGCTCGTGGCAGAGGAGGCCGAGGCGGTGGACGACTAGTTGATGAGCCGGTTGATGATGCTGATCATGCTGATGAGCAGGATCATGTAGATACAGGCGAGGATGGTGGACCTGAGTCTTCGACTGCTGCTGCTGCCACAGTTGGCGAGTcttttgctgctgctgctgctgctgccacAGCTACTGCTACTCCccctgttgctgctgctgctgccacAGCTACTACTACTGGTGCCGGTGACTGGTGGCCTAGTTTCTCTCTAGGCCTAAGTTTGCCTTCACAGCCAGTACCTGAGCAGCAGACTTCTCTGATGCCAGATACCAGTACAGAGCAGCCTCCTCCTGTTGTGCAGCGTCAGCACAGGATTCGGCCTTGGCATGGTACACCAGAGGTACCCCCTTTTGACTTGGGCAGCTCTTCACAGTCTACACAGTCTACGCAGCCTAGTCAGCCCGCTACGCAGCCTAGTCTAGCCCCTTTTGACGTCTTTTATGTTCGTCGGTCAAAGAGGGATAGGAAGGCTCCTGATTGTGGTACTGGTTCACATAGGGGATGA
- the LOC108221756 gene encoding uncharacterized protein LOC108221756 translates to MASGSGSGSKAGNTVVGWIYYNGNIIESQLEGFIYDKPVSKHVRLDLSMNYANLCALLHSKLKIDSSSRLRIFYRSKNPDNLKFGIIPIEDDDDVELMFGVVVSKGMPFFVELYVEKLSCDGNLVRSSSSVGEKSSGRDSGGSHFRHDQDVGDSYMSVDTSHLERMISFDDVEVENNEVPLELKEGRLFSTKEDLMHVVKQYHIQNHLEIGVIRSDPSSWYVACKYRNDGCIWKLKARKRTSHGKFQIMESVGPHTCLSTTITRDHPNLTASEIAGVIKSQIVADPTIKEKVLLATAKDKFGYEPGRKKIRNAKKIALEDIHGSWEGSYEDLPHLMETLQSFNVGTKVDWCFKEDDAEHLEEVTFRRLFWAFKPCIDGFEYCRPVILIDGTHLYGPYPGVLLSATAVDGFSHILPLACAIVESENNSSWEWFMDRLRSLVVGRRHGICIISDKHLGIMAAMQKEGWCEPLNHHRYCVRHFATNFATKFKKAGLKDRLVELAYQVQPKKFELLWGELLALEPRALAWFEDKPVRNWSLAHDYEHHRFGIMTTNHAESWNSAIVDARRLPLTSLVRVLFHKTVEYFDQRRLEIATQVSKGQIFTKYASHLLNRAVRRSTGHSVKIFDRGTWLFQVVTRKDGLKGGNTHTVRLMESSCTCGKFQAYRIPCSHVIACCSHVRMDFHGFVGDWYKLENQSKIYNGIFEPIPNKGDPRYPTELAFPRVVHDPDMEKKKGRRKGTRWNGSSFWPLAVAHGIEEKR, encoded by the exons ATGGCTtccggttcgggttcgggttcgaaaGCTGGGAATACGGTTGTTGGATGGATATACTATAATGGTAATATTATCGAATCTCAATTAGAAggttttatttatgataaaccTGTTTCAAAGCATGTTAGGTTAGATTTATCTATGAATTATGCCAATTTATGTGCTTTGTTACATTCCAAGTTGAAGATTGATAGTAGTAGTAGGTTGCGGATATTTTATAGGTCTAAAAATCCCGATAATTTGAAATTCGGGATTATACCTattgaggatgatgatgatgtagaATTAATGTTTGGTGTTGTGGTGTCAAAAGGGATGCCATTTTTTGTTGAACTTTATGTAGAGAAATTGTCTTGTGATGGAAATTTGGTAAGGAGTAGTTCGAGTGTGGGGGAGAAGAGTAGTGGGCGTGATTCGGGGGGTAGTCATTTTAGACATGATCAGGATGTGGGTGATAGCTATATGTCTGTTGATACCTCCCATTTAGAGAGGATGATCTCATTCGACGATGTCGAGGTTGAAAATAATGAGGTCCCGTTGGAGTTGAAGGAGGGAAGATTATTCAGCACGAAAGAGGATTTGATGCATGTGGTGAAGCAATACCACATTCAGAATCACTTAGAGATTGGAGTGATACGATCAGATCCGAGTAGTTGGTATGTTGCTTGcaagtatagaaatgatggttgTATTTGGAAGTTGAAAGCTAGAAAGAGGACTTCACATggtaaatttcaaattatggagAGTGTAGGACCACATACTTGCTTGAGCACTACCATCACACGAGATCATCCCAACTTGACAGCCTCGGAGATTGCTGGAGTGATTAAATCTCAAATTGTTGCTGATCCGACAATTAAGGAGAAGGTGTTGTTAGCCACTGCTAAAGATAAGTTTGGATATGAGCCGGGCCGAAAGAAGATTAGGAATGCAAAGAAGATTGCATTGGAGGATATTCATGGCTCGTGGGAAGGATCATATGAGGACTTGCCACATTTGATGGAAACTCTTCAGTCCTTCAATGTGGGCACGAAGGTGGACTGGTGCTTTAAGGAGGATGATGCAGAGCACCTAGAG GAAGTGACATTTAGGAGATTGTTCTGGGCTTTTAAGCCATGCATTGATGGCTTCGAGTATTGCAGACCCGTCATACTGATAGACGGGACTCATTTGTATGGACCATATCCGGGTGTTCTTCTGAGTGCAACAGCTGTAGATGGTTTTAGTCACATTCTACCATTGGCGTGTGCTATAGTGGAGTCGGAGAACAACTCTAGCTGGGAGTGGTTCATGGATAGGTTGAGGAGCTTGGTGGTTGGTCGGAGGCACGGGATATGTATCATTTCTGATAAACATTTAGGGATCATGGCAGCTATGCAGAAGGAGGGATGGTGTGAGCCACTTAATCATCATCGGTACTGTGTGAGACATTTTGCCACAAACTTTGCCACCAAGTTCAAGAAAGCTGGATTGAAGGATAGATTGGTTGAGTTGGCATATCAGGTCCAGCCTAAGAAATTTGAACTACTATGGGGTGAGTTGTTGGCACTAGAGCCTCGAGCACTTGCATGGTTTGAGGACAAACCAGTAAGGAACTGGTCACTGGCACATGACTACGAGCATCATCGTTTTGGCATCATGACTACCAACCATGCTGAGAGTTGGAACAGCGCAATTGTCGATGCTCGGAGGCTCCCGCTTACTTCATTGGTGCGAGTACTATTCCATAAGACGGTTGAGTACTTTGATCAACGTCGTCTTGAGATTGCAACACAAGTATCGAAAGGTCAAATTTTCACCAAATATGCATCCCATCTCTTGAACCGTGCTGTAAGACGTTCCACGGGTCATAGTGTGAAGATATTTGATCGGGGGACTTGGTTATTCCAAGTAGTTACAAGGAAGGATGGGTTGAAAGGGGGAAACACACACACGGTTCGTCTTATGGAGTCTAGTTGTACTTGTGGAAAATTTCAAGCTTATAGAATCCCTTGCTCCCATGTAATTGCATGTTGTTCACATGTGAGGATGGACTTCCATGGGTTTGTTGGTGATTGGTATAAGTTAGAGAACCAGTCGAAGATTTATAATGGTATCTTTGAGCCAATTCCAAACAAGGGTGATCCTCGATATCCTACCGAGCTTGCTTTCCCGAGAGTTGTGCATGACCCCGATatggagaagaagaaggggCGAAGAAAAGGAACGAG GTGGAATGGCAGTAGCTTCTGGCCACTGGCAGTGGCTCATGGAATTGAGGAAAAACGCTAG
- the LOC108223619 gene encoding pectin acetylesterase 8 translates to MRMVNTRVCLWFQILAVALVLLKVDSFDVGITYLQSAVAKGAVCLDGSPPAYHMSKGFGAGINNWLVHFEGGGWCNNATTCLDRINTRLGSSKQMTKVLSFSGMFSNKAKFNPDFYDWNTIKVRYCDGASFTGDVEAVDPATNLHYRGQRIFLAVIEDLLAKGMKDAKNAIISGCSAGGLASILHCDKFKSLLPASAKVKCLADAGYFINVKSVAGTSHIESIYDDVVRTHGSAKNLPSSCTSRLKPGLCFFPQNVVQQIQTPIFLLNAAYDSWQVKNILAPGVADPHGTWSNCKQDITKCSAAQLKTLQEFRTQFLSAAPAVGSSKSRGLYLNSCYAHCQTGTQETWLRADSPLLDNKTIAKAIGDWYYDRSPFQKIDCPYPCDKTCHNRIFE, encoded by the exons ATGAGGATGGTGAACACCAGAGTATGCCTGTGGTTTCAAATACTAGCTGTAGCGCTAGTTCTGCTCAAAGTCGATAGTTTTGATGTTGGTATCACTTATCTCCAGAGTGCTGTAGCAAAAGGAGCAG TATGTCTGGATGGAAGCCCACCGGCTTATCATATGTCCAAGGGGTTTGGTGCTGGAATTAATAATTGGTTGGTCCACTTCGAG GGAGGAGGTTGGTGCAACAATGCGACTACCTGCCTTGATCGTATAAATACACGCTTAGGTTCTTCCAAGCAAATGACGAAAGTACTATCATTCTCAGGGATGTTTAGCAACAAAGCTAAGTTTAATCCAG ACTTCTACGACTGGAACACAATCAAGGTTAGGTATTGTGATGGAGCATCATTCACTGGGGATGTAGAAGCAGTTGATCCT GCTACTAATCTTCACTATAGAGGACAAAGGATTTTTCTCGCTGTTATTGAGGATTTATTAGCAAAAGGAATGAAGGATGCAAAAAAT GCAATAATTTCTGGCTGTTCGGCTGGTGGATTAGCTTCCATATTGCATTGTGATAAATTTAAATCTCTTCTACCTGCGAGTGCAAAAGTGAAATGCCTTGCTGATGCGGGTTACTTCATTAATGT AAAGTCTGTTGCTGGAACATCACATATCGAATCTATATACGATGACGTTGTCAGAACACAT GGATCAGCGAAGAACTTGCCTTCATCTTGCACTTCACGACTCAAACCGGGTTTG TGTTTTTTCCCTCAAAACGTGGTGCAACAAATCCAAACACCAATCTTTCTGCTAAATGCGGCCTATGATTCGTGGCAG GTAAAGAACATTTTGGCTCCTGGTGTTGCTGATCCCCATGGCACCTGGAGCAATTGCAAGCAGGATATAACAAAGTGCTCTGCAGCTCAACTTAAAACCTTGCAAG AATTTAGGACGCAGTTTTTGAGTGCTGCACCTGCAGTGGGTAGCTCTAAATCTAGAGGGCTTTACTTAAACTCTTGCTATGCCCACTGTCAAACCGGAACACAGGAAACTTGGCTAAGGGCTGACTCTCCCTTGTTGGATAACAAG ACGATTGCGAAGGCAATAGGGGACTGGTACTACGACAGGAGTCCATTCCAGAAGATAGATTGTCCATACCCTTGTGATAAAACTTGTCACAACCGGATTTTTGAATGA
- the LOC108222359 gene encoding uncharacterized protein LOC108222359, translating into MSQDSASLHFSESDESRSSGSDEGSLETDGSFRLCLRNEGNVELDLESGEVKMAVKNTGKINCNEILEERECRICHLSLMESCCGAAIELKCECKGDLAAAHQHCADTWFNIRGNRSCEICGAIARYVSKEDKRKDEVNDSGGGVAEVTIGPEEIQYETRRNNRGRRIMNFLLSCMILGFVISWLFHFHVLP; encoded by the exons ATGTCACAAGACTCTGCCAGCTTACACTTCTCCGAGTCCGATGAGTCGCGGTCAAGCGGGTCCGATGAGGGTTCGTTAGAGACTGATGGGAGTTTCAGGCTCTGCCTGCGGAATGAGGGGAACGTGGAACTAGACCTGGAGAGCGGAGAAGTGAAAATGGCGGTGAAAAATACGGGAAAAATAAATTGTAACGAAATTTTGGAGGAAAGGGAGTGCAGGATTTGTCATTTGAGTTTAATGGAGTCATGTTGCGGTGCTGCTATTGAATTAAAGTGTGAGTGTAAGGGTGATCTCGCTGCTGCTCATCAACATTGTGCCGACACTTGGTTCAACATCAGAGGAAACAg AAGCTGTGAGATTTGTGGTGCCATTGCACGCTACGTTTCCAAAGAAGACAAGAGGAAAGATGAGGTGAATGACAGTGGAGGAGGTGTTGCAGAAGTGACCATAGGACCAGAGGAGATTCAGTACGAGACACGAAGGAATAATCGTGGTCGTAGGATCATGAATTTTCTTCTTTCGTGTATGATTCTGGGCTTCGTTATTTCTTGGCTCTTTCACTTTCATGTCCTCCCCTGA